Proteins encoded within one genomic window of Oncorhynchus tshawytscha isolate Ot180627B linkage group LG02, Otsh_v2.0, whole genome shotgun sequence:
- the LOC112221719 gene encoding major histocompatibility complex class I-related gene protein, protein MLHFKIMGKLSIFLFVLSFYTIVNAGSGSHSLWALATYIIGETPFPEFTVVLMLDDVQIGYYDSNMKLSVYRGYHITDKMNDEAQDGTYVLGTMYHHMKERSFRLKHHLNLTEGVHVQQRIGGCEILHNGEPALIMTKNSFNGIFADYAVYYNMTHFTYDSGQLLLGYNWMRQATERTLYANVWLPICINTLKKCLNREKNFVMRRVPPRLRLIKKEVSGDLQVICLAFGFYPRHINLTLLRDGHPVAEQELTGGEVLPSGDGTYQLRKSIYVSTEELREKHNYTCTASHLSLNNKLDVSWESGAARVHLFILSAPLVMALIVILFCILICLARRIRAASQNLQLASVDALEADERNLSSDSEI, encoded by the exons ATGCTACacttcaaaatcatgggcaaacTGTCAATCTTTTTGTTTGTTCTTTCATTTTACACCATTGTCAACGCAG GTTCAGGATCACATTCTCTGTGGGCACTTGCAACATACATAATCGGAGAGACACCTTTCCCTGAGTTTACAGTTGTGTTGATGTTGGATGATGTTCAAATAGGTTACTATGACTCCAACATGAAACTGTCTGTCTACAGGGGTTACCATATTACAGACAAAATGAATGACGAAGCTCAGGATGGAACTTATGTACTTGGAACTATGTACCACCACATGAAAGAGAGATCATTTCGCCTAAAGCACCACTTAAATCTCACGGAAGGTGTTCACGTTCAGCAAAGAATCGGTGGCTGTGAGATACTGCACAATGGTGAACCGGCCCTGATCATGACAAAGAACTCTTTTAATGGAATTTTTGCAGATTATGCGGTATATTACAACATGACACATTTTACATATGATTCTGGGCAACTACTACTAGGATATAATTGGATGAGGCAAGCAACTGAAAGAACACTTTATGCTAATGTTTGGCTTCCTATTTGCATCAACACACTGAAAAAATGCCTGAACAGAGAGAAGAACTTTGTGATGCGGAGAGTGCCTCCCAGACTCCGGTTGATAAAGAAAGAGGTTTCTGGAGACCTCCAGGTGATCTGCCTGGCGTTTGGTTTCTACCCCCGCCACATCAACTTGACCCTGCTGAGAGATGGCCATCCAGTGGCAGAACAGGAGCTGACAGGGGGGGAGGTTCTGCCTAGTGGAGACGGGACCTACCAGCTGAGGAAGAGTATTTATGTCAGTACTGAGGAGCTAAGGGAGAAACACAACTACACCTGCACTGCCTCTCACCTCAGTCTGAACAACAAGCTGGATGTCAGTTGGGAGTCTGGGGCAGCGAGAGTTCACCTATTCATCCTCTCAGCTCCACTGGTGATGGCACTGATTGTTATTCTGTTCTGCATTTTAATTTGCCTCGCAAGGAGGATACGCGCCGCATCGCAGAATTTGCAACTAGCCAGCGTTGATGCATTAGAGGCAGATGAAAGGAACCTGTCATCAGATTCTGAGATCTAA